One stretch of Brachyhypopomus gauderio isolate BG-103 chromosome 8, BGAUD_0.2, whole genome shotgun sequence DNA includes these proteins:
- the mdfic2 gene encoding myoD family inhibitor domain-containing protein 2 isoform X1 yields the protein MFIVTRHMEAKKSRSDEVKENDFTETREGPCVVPDEWPGEKVTSAAPERTQQRRSELDPGENNGDVEIRGSTYSLCSVDKYMTESSSTNSLTQSQDVEDVCAVAVLNCLFCRLYDLCFMLPYTCGRVAVHTCPSCRFLLAPLEPAHSNDWSCHCNLDCGLFDACHETGECLELAMEISEICYR from the exons ATGTTTATTGTGACGAGGCACATGGAGGcaaaaaaatcaagaagtgatgagGTAAAGGAAAATGACTTCACTGAGACCCGGGAGGGACCCTGTGTGGTTCCAGATG AATGGCCTGGGGAGAAGGTGACCAGTGCAGCCCCAGAACGCACTCAGCAGAGACGGTCTGAGCTTGATCCTGGGGAGAACAACGGAGATGTGGAGATACGTGGATCCACTTACTCCTTATGCTCTGTTGATAAGTACATGACTGAGTCGTCCTCAACGAACTCCTTGACGCAGTCTCAGGACGTTGAAG ATGTCTGTGCAGTGGCTGTCCTCAACTGCCTGTTCTGCCGTCTCTACGATCTGTGCTTCATGCTACCTTACACGTGTGGGAGAGTGGCTGTCCACACCTGCCCTTCCTGCCGGTTTCTTTTGGCCCCTTTAGAGCCGGCCCACAGCAACGACTGGAGCTGCCATTGCAACTTGGATTGCGGCCTGTTCGACGCCTGCCATGAGACGGGCGAGTGTCTGGAGCTAGCCATGGAGATCTCTGAGATCTGTTACCGCTAA
- the mdfic2 gene encoding myoD family inhibitor domain-containing protein 2 isoform X2: protein MEAKKSRSDEVKENDFTETREGPCVVPDEWPGEKVTSAAPERTQQRRSELDPGENNGDVEIRGSTYSLCSVDKYMTESSSTNSLTQSQDVEDVCAVAVLNCLFCRLYDLCFMLPYTCGRVAVHTCPSCRFLLAPLEPAHSNDWSCHCNLDCGLFDACHETGECLELAMEISEICYR from the exons ATGGAGGcaaaaaaatcaagaagtgatgagGTAAAGGAAAATGACTTCACTGAGACCCGGGAGGGACCCTGTGTGGTTCCAGATG AATGGCCTGGGGAGAAGGTGACCAGTGCAGCCCCAGAACGCACTCAGCAGAGACGGTCTGAGCTTGATCCTGGGGAGAACAACGGAGATGTGGAGATACGTGGATCCACTTACTCCTTATGCTCTGTTGATAAGTACATGACTGAGTCGTCCTCAACGAACTCCTTGACGCAGTCTCAGGACGTTGAAG ATGTCTGTGCAGTGGCTGTCCTCAACTGCCTGTTCTGCCGTCTCTACGATCTGTGCTTCATGCTACCTTACACGTGTGGGAGAGTGGCTGTCCACACCTGCCCTTCCTGCCGGTTTCTTTTGGCCCCTTTAGAGCCGGCCCACAGCAACGACTGGAGCTGCCATTGCAACTTGGATTGCGGCCTGTTCGACGCCTGCCATGAGACGGGCGAGTGTCTGGAGCTAGCCATGGAGATCTCTGAGATCTGTTACCGCTAA